The genomic stretch AAGTAATTGATAAGATTTCAATTAAAAGAACCTGAGCGATTTTTGTACTCACCTTCATATAAGCGGCTTCAGTCTCTGCAATAGTTCTATCAAATTCATTTCGTGTAGCCATTTTGCGTGCTAGGCTCTCATTCACCTTTGCAAGTTTCTCTGTCAAAATGCGGATGTCATTCTGAAGCTtgttcttttcctcttcttcctgAAGAATTTGCTGATTTAGCTCTTCTCTCTTTGTGCACAAATCCTCGATACCTGTCATTGCAGGAAATAAAACATCCAGCTAGAGTGTTGTCAAGAGACATGGAATAATTCAGTCAAAAAAGTTACTGAATAGGTGACAGACTGAAAGGACTGAATGGACACTTTCTGCAAACAAGCTATACTGTTTTTCATCCCTTTCTTCCTTTTCCTGCTCCTCATCTGCCCCCTTTCCCATGCTTCTCTCTCCTTTGCCtttcttcacacagacagaaGTACATGGATTCAATGTAATAGCCATCACAAGACTGTGGTTGAAAAGCGACAAAGGTTGGGAATTAAATTTCCTTGGATACTTAACTTTTAGAGGAGATGGACAAAATGAAAAAGGAAATTAGTTAGCCCTAACATTAGCAAATTAATTAAAGACAAAAGTAAATGATCCTAGTTTAGAAAAATAAGAAATAGAAACAATTTGGCTGGTATTGAAGAACAGTAGAAGGCAGAAAATATTGCTTCGATTTATATAAATACCCCTCACAGTAGCAAtagagtcatagattcatagaacactacagctcagAAGCAGGCCCTCCTTGTAAACTTAAATTTGCCGGACCAAATAACTACAGCACATAAGATTGTTCCTTTATCTTTTCACCAGTTTACTTCTTCGAGCTCAGCCAGCGAGGGAACTTGGCCCTGACATCGGGGGAGAAGCGTTCTCATCTCTCTGGTGGTTCAAACAAGTCCACTGTTCGACTTCCAGAACTGTTACAATTTATAAGGCCGCCGATACAAAAGAACAATCAGCTTGATAGACACTCCAGCCACTTTAATTAAAAAAAGGAATGTCCTACCTGGTTTGTTGGAGCCAAAACTTAATTACAAAGACAAGAACATCCACCAATTTATGCTTTAATTAAGAAAGGAATG from Hemitrygon akajei chromosome 7, sHemAka1.3, whole genome shotgun sequence encodes the following:
- the ssna1 gene encoding microtubule nucleation factor SSNA1, with protein sequence MSHQGAALQSYNNELVKCIEDLCTKREELNQQILQEEEEKNKLQNDIRILTEKLAKVNESLARKMATRNEFDRTIAETEAAYMKILESSQTLLTVLKREAGSLSQVKENRDE